The following proteins come from a genomic window of Maribacter sp. HTCC2170:
- a CDS encoding 3-hydroxyacyl-CoA dehydrogenase family protein: MKNIAVIGAGTMGNGIAHVFAQNGFKVSLIDISIESLNRGLDTITKNLDRMIAKEKISDSDKTNTLKNISTHTEMAKGVANVDLVIEAATERLDLKLKIFKELDALCETNAILATNTSSISITQIAAATERPDKVIGMHFMNPVPIMQLVEIIRGYNTSNETTVATMDLSRKLGKTPTEVNDYPGFVANRILMPMINEAIETLYNGVAGVEEIDTVMKLGMAHPMGPLQLADFIGLDVCLSILNVMYDGFKNPKYAPCPLLINMVMAKKLGVKSGEGFYDYSESKKAEKVSFQFK, encoded by the coding sequence ATGAAAAACATAGCTGTAATAGGAGCTGGTACAATGGGCAACGGAATTGCACATGTCTTTGCTCAAAATGGGTTCAAGGTTAGTCTTATTGATATTTCCATTGAGTCACTAAACCGTGGCCTTGACACCATTACAAAAAATCTGGATCGGATGATTGCCAAAGAAAAAATCAGTGATTCAGATAAAACCAATACCCTTAAAAACATAAGTACCCACACAGAAATGGCCAAGGGAGTAGCAAATGTTGATTTGGTTATTGAAGCCGCTACCGAAAGATTGGATTTAAAACTGAAGATTTTTAAGGAGCTTGATGCACTTTGTGAGACAAACGCTATTTTGGCCACCAATACATCATCAATCTCTATTACACAAATCGCTGCAGCGACGGAAAGACCAGATAAAGTAATAGGCATGCATTTTATGAATCCTGTTCCAATAATGCAACTCGTTGAGATTATTCGGGGTTACAACACATCGAATGAAACTACCGTTGCCACAATGGATTTATCAAGAAAATTGGGCAAAACACCAACGGAAGTTAATGACTATCCCGGTTTTGTAGCCAATAGAATTTTGATGCCGATGATAAACGAGGCGATTGAAACATTGTATAACGGAGTTGCAGGTGTTGAAGAAATTGATACTGTAATGAAACTGGGTATGGCCCACCCTATGGGACCATTACAACTAGCTGACTTTATAGGCCTTGATGTTTGTCTTTCGATACTAAATGTAATGTATGACGGCTTTAAAAATCCTAAATATGCCCCTTGTCCCCTACTCATCAATATGGTAATGGCAAAAAAACTTGGCGTAAAATCCGGTGAAGGGTTTTATGATTACTCAGAATCCAAAAAAGCTGAGAAAGTTTCCTTCCAATTTAAATAA
- a CDS encoding Gfo/Idh/MocA family protein, which translates to MLRIGVLGAGHLGKIHLRLLNESPKYDLIGFHDPDEINGKKVAAEFGYTYFENINQLIDGVDVVDIVTPTLSHYDCAKKAMEKRKHVFIEKPITNTLEEAEQLIKLEKKYSVKGQVGHVERFNPAFISVKDKIQDPMFIETHRLAEFNPRGTDVPVVLDLMIHDIDAILSVVNSEVKQVNASGVSVISNSPDIANARIEFENGCVANLTASRISLKNMRKSRFFQRDAYISVDFLEKKVEVVKMKDAPETPGDFDMILQNAEGVKKQIYFENPEIEANNAILDELETFADAINNDTTPVVSLKQGTQALKIALQIIKSF; encoded by the coding sequence ATGCTTAGAATCGGAGTTTTAGGAGCAGGGCATTTAGGGAAAATTCATCTTCGCCTACTCAACGAATCGCCCAAATATGATTTAATTGGTTTTCACGATCCAGATGAGATCAATGGAAAAAAAGTAGCAGCGGAATTTGGATACACCTATTTTGAAAATATTAATCAGCTTATTGATGGTGTTGATGTTGTAGATATTGTTACCCCTACACTTTCCCATTATGATTGTGCAAAAAAAGCCATGGAAAAAAGAAAACATGTCTTTATTGAAAAGCCAATTACCAATACACTCGAGGAAGCTGAACAATTAATTAAACTGGAGAAAAAATATTCGGTAAAAGGTCAAGTAGGTCATGTAGAAAGGTTTAATCCCGCATTCATTTCAGTCAAGGATAAAATCCAAGACCCTATGTTCATTGAAACGCATAGATTGGCCGAATTCAACCCCAGGGGAACAGATGTTCCCGTTGTATTGGATTTAATGATACATGATATTGATGCTATTCTTAGTGTTGTGAATTCCGAAGTAAAACAAGTCAACGCAAGTGGAGTCTCAGTCATCAGTAATTCACCCGATATTGCCAATGCTCGAATTGAATTTGAAAACGGTTGTGTTGCGAATCTTACAGCCAGTAGAATTTCTTTGAAGAATATGAGAAAATCTAGGTTCTTTCAACGCGATGCATATATTTCAGTTGACTTTTTGGAAAAAAAAGTTGAAGTTGTAAAAATGAAAGATGCACCTGAAACACCCGGAGACTTTGATATGATCTTACAGAATGCAGAGGGTGTGAAAAAGCAGATTTATTTTGAGAATCCTGAAATTGAAGCAAATAACGCAATTCTTGATGAGCTGGAAACTTTTGCCGACGCTATTAACAATGACACAACTCCAGTGGTCAGTTTAAAGCAAGGTACGCAAGCCTTAAAGATCGCCTTACAAATCATCAAATCATTCTAG
- a CDS encoding protein-L-isoaspartate(D-aspartate) O-methyltransferase, with amino-acid sequence MKDTLKHRGMRNKLADVLIAKGIKDTRVLDAIRTVPRHLFMDSSFEGHAYQDKAFPIAADQTISQPYTVAFQTELLKVEPGHKILEIGTGSGYQTAILLLLKAKVYTIERQQTLFKKTNLFFKKMGYRPKKVIFGDGYKGLSEEAPFDSIIVTAGAPEVPKALMSQLKIGGRLVIPVGVEKQIMTLFIRKSEKEFEKKELGAFRFVPLLEDKN; translated from the coding sequence TTGAAAGATACGCTGAAACACCGAGGAATGCGCAACAAACTGGCTGATGTGTTGATTGCCAAAGGAATAAAAGATACAAGAGTCTTGGATGCAATCAGGACAGTGCCTCGTCACCTTTTTATGGATAGCAGTTTTGAAGGTCACGCCTATCAGGACAAGGCCTTTCCCATTGCTGCTGATCAAACTATATCACAACCTTATACGGTAGCTTTTCAAACTGAATTGTTAAAAGTTGAGCCTGGGCATAAAATTCTCGAAATTGGCACAGGAAGCGGTTACCAAACCGCGATTCTTTTGTTGTTAAAGGCAAAGGTTTATACGATAGAAAGACAACAGACTCTCTTTAAAAAAACAAATCTATTTTTCAAAAAAATGGGGTATCGTCCTAAGAAGGTAATTTTTGGTGATGGTTACAAAGGTTTGTCAGAAGAGGCCCCTTTTGATAGTATAATAGTTACAGCTGGTGCCCCTGAGGTACCAAAAGCCCTGATGTCGCAGTTAAAAATAGGTGGAAGGCTAGTTATTCCTGTTGGTGTTGAAAAGCAAATTATGACATTGTTCATTCGTAAGTCTGAAAAGGAATTTGAGAAAAAAGAGTTAGGGGCTTTTAGATTTGTTCCACTTTTGGAGGACAAGAACTAG
- the smpB gene encoding SsrA-binding protein SmpB — translation MQTNINIKNKKARFEYEILDKYTAGIVLSGTEIKSIRQSKASISESFCEFNDNGELFIINMQIDEYSHASHYNHKPKAERKLLLNKRELKKLQKEVASSGLTIIPLNLFLNERGLAKMNIALAKGKKLYDKRETMKDRDNKRDLDRIKKSFNN, via the coding sequence ATGCAGACTAATATCAACATAAAGAACAAAAAGGCCCGGTTTGAATATGAAATCTTGGATAAGTATACCGCAGGTATTGTTCTATCCGGAACAGAGATAAAATCTATCCGTCAAAGCAAGGCCTCGATCAGTGAGAGCTTTTGTGAATTCAATGACAATGGTGAACTTTTTATAATCAATATGCAGATAGATGAATACTCACATGCATCTCATTACAACCACAAGCCTAAAGCAGAGCGAAAGCTATTACTAAATAAACGAGAGTTAAAGAAACTTCAAAAGGAAGTAGCTTCTAGCGGATTAACAATTATACCGCTAAATCTATTTTTGAATGAAAGAGGTTTGGCCAAAATGAATATCGCCTTGGCCAAAGGGAAAAAACTTTATGATAAAAGAGAAACCATGAAAGATCGGGACAATAAAAGAGACTTGGACCGTATCAAAAAGAGTTTTAATAATTAG
- a CDS encoding exonuclease domain-containing protein, translating to MYTILDIETTGGKYNEEGITEIAIHKFDGHQVVDKFISLVNPEKDIQPFVVNLTGINNKMLRTAPKFHEVAKRIVEITEDSVLVAHNAQFDYRILRTEFRRLGYNFERKTLCTVDLSKYLLPDAESYSLGKLVRSLGIPMSDRHRANGDAIATLKLFKLLLAKDSEKSIIKDVVREETHGELSQRQLDIVEQMPSETGLYYMHDKKGEILFIGKSTNIKKRVNQHFTKDGAKARQLQKETKKITFEKTGSELVALLKENEELRKNHPKYNVNKRPKRLYGLYLCANDQGYKYFNIAVKKKDKECITSFKSYVGAQNFLQKITDEFQLCTKIGDIPSSKIPCSDQTEGNCHGACIGQENVESYNSRINTILDKFSLAKKNIVIVDKGREIGEYSVILIRNGNLKGVGYYDLNHQINNIHILESIITPMKGDDYSTFIVESYLRNKRVKKIIDLNE from the coding sequence ATGTATACGATACTAGATATAGAAACGACGGGAGGGAAATACAATGAAGAAGGTATCACAGAAATCGCTATTCACAAATTTGATGGCCATCAAGTTGTTGACAAGTTCATTAGTCTTGTAAATCCCGAAAAAGACATTCAACCGTTCGTGGTAAATCTTACCGGAATCAATAACAAAATGTTGCGTACTGCACCTAAATTTCATGAAGTTGCCAAGCGAATAGTTGAAATAACAGAGGATTCCGTTCTCGTGGCACACAATGCCCAATTTGATTATCGAATATTACGAACCGAGTTCAGGCGGTTAGGATATAACTTTGAACGAAAGACCTTGTGCACAGTCGACCTTTCAAAATACCTATTGCCAGATGCGGAGTCTTACAGTCTTGGTAAATTGGTGAGATCACTAGGCATACCTATGAGTGATCGGCACAGAGCAAATGGTGATGCAATTGCAACACTAAAACTTTTTAAATTGTTACTTGCCAAAGACTCAGAAAAAAGTATAATCAAAGATGTTGTTAGAGAAGAAACCCATGGTGAACTCTCCCAAAGACAACTTGATATTGTGGAGCAAATGCCTTCTGAAACTGGCTTATACTACATGCACGATAAAAAGGGTGAAATCCTTTTCATTGGAAAGAGTACCAATATCAAAAAAAGAGTGAATCAACATTTCACTAAAGATGGAGCAAAAGCGCGTCAACTGCAAAAAGAAACAAAGAAAATAACCTTTGAGAAAACAGGAAGTGAACTTGTTGCCTTGTTAAAAGAAAACGAAGAACTTAGAAAGAACCATCCTAAATATAATGTCAACAAAAGACCAAAACGTTTATATGGTCTTTATTTATGTGCAAACGACCAAGGCTACAAATACTTTAATATCGCTGTAAAAAAGAAAGATAAAGAGTGCATTACATCATTTAAAAGTTATGTGGGTGCCCAAAACTTTCTTCAAAAAATCACTGATGAATTTCAGCTTTGTACCAAAATCGGGGATATACCCAGTTCCAAAATTCCCTGCAGTGACCAAACAGAGGGAAATTGTCATGGGGCTTGTATTGGGCAGGAAAATGTAGAATCATACAATAGTAGGATCAATACTATTCTTGACAAGTTCAGTCTGGCTAAAAAGAATATTGTAATTGTTGATAAAGGTCGGGAAATAGGTGAATATAGTGTCATTTTAATAAGAAATGGGAATCTTAAGGGTGTCGGTTATTATGATTTGAACCATCAAATAAATAATATTCATATCTTAGAATCTATTATCACTCCAATGAAAGGTGACGACTATTCAACCTTTATTGTTGAATCCTATTTAAGAAATAAGAGGGTCAAAAAAATAATCGACTTAAACGAATAA
- a CDS encoding response regulator transcription factor, with the protein METINKKILLVEDDPNFGIVLKDYLSMNNFDVTLAKNGMEGFEKFKKDNYDVCILDVMMPYKDGFTLAREIREKNENVPIVFLTAKTMKEDVLKGYKAGADDYLNKPFDSEVLLMKLKAILQRKASNTLADSKKFEFQIGGFHLNSKLRFLKYKDEESIKLSPKENELLRLLALHENDLMPRELALTKIWRDDNYFTSRSMDVYIAKLRKYLKRDDTVEILNIHGEGFRLVIKTESE; encoded by the coding sequence ATGGAAACAATTAATAAGAAAATACTTTTAGTGGAAGATGATCCCAATTTCGGGATTGTTTTAAAGGACTATTTGTCAATGAACAATTTTGATGTAACATTGGCCAAGAATGGTATGGAGGGCTTTGAAAAGTTCAAAAAGGATAATTATGACGTCTGTATTTTAGACGTTATGATGCCATATAAAGACGGTTTTACCCTTGCGCGTGAGATTAGGGAAAAGAATGAAAATGTACCTATTGTTTTCCTCACGGCCAAAACCATGAAGGAAGATGTTTTGAAGGGGTATAAAGCTGGCGCCGATGACTACTTGAACAAACCTTTTGATTCTGAAGTGTTGTTGATGAAACTTAAAGCAATACTTCAAAGAAAAGCCTCTAATACGTTAGCTGATAGTAAGAAATTTGAATTTCAAATAGGAGGATTTCATTTGAATTCGAAATTGAGATTCTTAAAATATAAAGATGAAGAGTCTATTAAACTTTCTCCAAAAGAAAATGAATTATTACGACTTTTAGCGTTGCACGAGAATGATTTAATGCCAAGGGAATTGGCCTTGACCAAAATATGGAGAGATGATAATTACTTCACTTCTCGTAGTATGGATGTTTATATTGCCAAGCTTCGTAAATATCTAAAACGTGATGATACGGTTGAGATATTGAACATTCACGGCGAAGGGTTCAGACTGGTAATCAAAACGGAATCTGAATAA
- a CDS encoding DUF1015 domain-containing protein, whose protein sequence is MATIKPFKAVRPTKDKVAFVSSRSYQEYSDEELEAALNFNPFSFLHIINPGFKFDKEVSGEERFKMVHNRYLEFLEDNIFLKDSKDSFYIYQIEKNKFKCSGIFCATCVKDYRTDIIKKHEDTISQREQLFANYLKIAGFNAEPVLITYEDKPSIESIINKEKLNEPEYYFTTPDKIKHSLWKVSNKNIVDKLIKEFKGIESLYIADGHHRSASSDLLARISEKNNPSHTGNEPYNYFMSYLIPESEIRIFEFNRMVKDLNGLTKEEFLIKLDVFFRITKKGNVLYKPTKKHHFSMYLDGEFYSLFLRRKVYKFADVLSRLDTQILYKTVLDPILGITDLRNDKRIQYGYGKHNVIRMKDEIDQGKFLVGFSLLPLKIEEIKAIADAGLVMPPKSTFIEPKLRSGMAIYEF, encoded by the coding sequence ATGGCCACAATAAAACCTTTTAAGGCAGTTAGACCTACTAAGGACAAAGTTGCTTTTGTTTCCTCAAGGTCATATCAAGAATACTCTGATGAAGAGTTAGAGGCCGCTCTAAATTTTAACCCCTTTTCATTTCTACATATTATTAATCCTGGGTTTAAATTTGACAAAGAGGTCTCCGGTGAGGAACGATTCAAAATGGTACACAATCGTTATTTGGAGTTTTTAGAAGACAATATTTTCCTAAAAGATAGTAAAGACAGCTTCTACATATACCAAATTGAAAAGAATAAGTTTAAGTGCTCTGGTATTTTTTGTGCCACTTGCGTAAAAGATTACCGCACTGATATAATCAAAAAACATGAAGATACTATAAGTCAACGTGAACAGTTATTCGCAAACTATTTGAAAATCGCTGGTTTCAATGCAGAACCTGTTTTAATTACTTATGAGGATAAACCCTCTATTGAATCAATAATAAATAAGGAGAAACTGAATGAACCAGAATACTATTTTACAACTCCTGACAAAATAAAACATTCCCTTTGGAAAGTTTCAAATAAAAACATTGTCGATAAACTAATTAAGGAATTCAAAGGAATCGAATCGTTGTACATTGCCGATGGCCATCACCGAAGTGCATCTTCAGATTTATTGGCCCGAATTTCTGAAAAAAACAATCCTAGTCATACCGGTAATGAGCCCTACAACTACTTTATGAGCTATTTGATTCCTGAATCGGAAATACGGATTTTCGAATTCAATCGTATGGTCAAGGATTTGAATGGGCTTACAAAAGAAGAGTTCCTAATTAAACTAGACGTATTTTTCAGAATAACCAAAAAGGGGAATGTACTGTACAAACCTACAAAGAAGCATCACTTTAGCATGTATCTTGACGGAGAGTTTTATTCACTTTTCCTACGAAGAAAAGTATATAAATTCGCTGATGTTCTTAGTAGACTCGATACGCAGATTCTTTACAAAACCGTGTTGGACCCTATTTTAGGAATTACAGATTTGCGAAACGATAAACGTATTCAATATGGTTACGGAAAGCACAATGTTATACGTATGAAAGATGAAATTGACCAAGGAAAATTTTTAGTTGGTTTTAGTCTCTTGCCTTTAAAAATAGAAGAAATAAAAGCTATAGCGGATGCTGGATTGGTTATGCCACCAAAAAGTACTTTCATTGAACCCAAACTGAGAAGTGGCATGGCCATATATGAGTTTTAA
- a CDS encoding gluconokinase yields MNKSVVFVVMGVSGCGKSTIGTLLSKKLDIPFFDGDDFHPDANVKKMKNGLALDDIDREGWLKTLNKLAVEHKEKGAVIACSALKESYRAILKQDLKDQMVFVHLEGSFDEIHSRLKKRKGHYMPIELLKSQFETLEIPKNAIHISILESPEVIISKILN; encoded by the coding sequence ATGAATAAGAGTGTGGTGTTTGTAGTTATGGGTGTTTCTGGTTGTGGTAAATCCACCATTGGGACATTATTGTCCAAAAAACTTGATATCCCTTTTTTTGATGGAGATGATTTTCATCCCGATGCCAATGTTAAAAAAATGAAAAATGGGCTTGCGCTCGACGATATAGACAGAGAAGGTTGGCTTAAGACGCTGAACAAGCTTGCTGTTGAACATAAAGAGAAAGGGGCTGTAATTGCATGTTCTGCGCTTAAAGAGAGTTATAGAGCTATACTAAAACAGGATTTGAAAGATCAAATGGTCTTTGTGCATCTCGAAGGTTCTTTTGATGAAATACATTCCCGCCTAAAGAAAAGAAAAGGTCACTACATGCCTATAGAACTATTAAAATCACAATTTGAAACACTGGAAATTCCAAAAAACGCGATTCATATCTCAATTCTGGAATCACCAGAGGTCATAATATCCAAAATATTAAACTAA
- the miaA gene encoding tRNA (adenosine(37)-N6)-dimethylallyltransferase MiaA: protein MSKKILISVVGPTAIGKTKLAIELANHFNAEIISADSRQFFKEMQIGTAAPNSQELASAPHHFIHHKSIHENYSVGDFEKEAIALLSHLFAKNDYVVMVGGSGLYSDVITKGLDKFPNVSPDIRKNLNEILKKEGIGPLQRQLKVLDEKSSNSIDLANPHRLIRALEVSIGSGKPYSSFLNKDKEKRPFKTITIGLQADRSIIYDRINKRVEIMIDKGMVEEAKKLYPHRILNALQTVGYKELFRYLDGEWDLEFAISEIKKNTRRFAKRQLTWYRKNQDIIWFDFNMSKADVFQKIDKEIITVQNE, encoded by the coding sequence ATGTCAAAAAAAATACTTATCTCGGTGGTAGGGCCTACGGCTATTGGCAAAACCAAATTGGCAATTGAGTTGGCAAACCATTTTAATGCAGAAATAATTTCCGCAGATTCACGGCAGTTTTTTAAAGAAATGCAAATTGGAACTGCAGCACCGAATTCTCAGGAATTGGCATCTGCACCACACCATTTTATCCACCATAAAAGTATTCATGAAAATTACTCGGTTGGTGATTTTGAAAAAGAAGCAATTGCGCTCTTAAGCCACCTATTCGCAAAGAATGATTATGTTGTAATGGTTGGCGGAAGCGGACTTTACTCTGATGTAATCACAAAAGGTCTTGATAAATTCCCGAATGTAAGCCCGGATATTCGCAAAAACCTGAATGAAATACTTAAAAAAGAAGGCATAGGACCCCTTCAAAGGCAATTGAAGGTGTTGGATGAAAAAAGTTCTAACTCAATTGACCTTGCAAATCCGCATAGATTAATACGGGCTCTTGAAGTTAGTATTGGTAGTGGAAAACCATATTCATCATTCCTTAATAAAGACAAAGAAAAACGACCTTTTAAAACAATCACGATTGGGCTACAAGCAGATCGTTCGATTATTTATGACCGAATAAACAAAAGGGTTGAAATAATGATAGATAAAGGCATGGTGGAAGAAGCAAAAAAGCTTTATCCCCATAGAATTTTAAATGCCTTGCAAACTGTTGGCTATAAAGAACTATTTCGTTATTTGGATGGTGAATGGGATCTGGAATTTGCCATATCTGAAATAAAAAAGAATACGAGGCGATTCGCGAAAAGACAATTGACCTGGTATAGAAAAAATCAAGATATCATTTGGTTTGATTTTAATATGAGCAAAGCTGATGTTTTTCAAAAAATAGATAAGGAAATAATTACTGTACAGAATGAATAA
- a CDS encoding YggS family pyridoxal phosphate-dependent enzyme, whose protein sequence is MSIATNLNKIKQALPDDVTLVAVSKTKPNTSILEAYEAGQRIFGENKIQEMAQKWEALPKDIQWHMIGHVQRNKVKYMSEFVSLIHGVDSFRLLKEINKQAKKHNRTISCLLQVHIADEETKFGLDESELKTITNSEEFKRLENIKIIGLMGMATFTNNKTQIRKEFKNLKDVFDVLKESLPHVSTLSMGMSGDYTVAIEEGSTMVRIGSSIFGARNY, encoded by the coding sequence ATGTCAATAGCAACAAATCTTAATAAAATAAAGCAAGCATTACCTGACGATGTCACTTTAGTTGCTGTTTCGAAAACAAAGCCCAACACAAGCATTTTAGAAGCTTACGAGGCTGGGCAACGCATTTTTGGCGAGAATAAAATCCAAGAAATGGCCCAGAAATGGGAAGCACTTCCAAAAGATATTCAATGGCACATGATAGGACATGTGCAAAGAAACAAGGTCAAATACATGAGTGAATTTGTTTCCTTGATTCACGGTGTTGATAGCTTTAGGCTATTAAAAGAGATAAATAAACAAGCGAAAAAGCACAACCGAACAATAAGTTGCTTGCTGCAAGTACATATTGCGGATGAGGAAACAAAGTTTGGTTTGGATGAGTCAGAGTTGAAAACCATCACAAATTCTGAAGAATTTAAACGACTTGAAAATATCAAGATTATTGGTTTAATGGGTATGGCTACATTCACAAATAATAAAACCCAAATCAGAAAAGAGTTTAAAAATCTCAAGGACGTATTTGACGTATTAAAGGAGTCATTACCACATGTTTCGACTCTTTCAATGGGTATGAGCGGTGATTATACTGTGGCGATTGAGGAAGGAAGCACAATGGTACGTATAGGAAGTAGTATCTTTGGAGCAAGGAATTATTAA
- a CDS encoding ion transporter yields the protein MGANEKKKNWRITLHEIIYGTHTPAGKMFDIILLALILYSIIIVMLESVPRIDGRFHDFLNISEWVVTILFSVEYVLRLICIKRPSKYIFSFFGIIDLLSTIPKYLSFFFVGSQYFTAFRALRLLRVFRILKLVRYVGESNNLVRALKASRTKIFVFVFFVLVVSVLLGTIMYLVEGPEHGFNSIPHSVYWTIVTLTTVGYGDISPETALGQFIATFVMIIGYGIIAVPTGIVSAEYASAKHDKNADEGRSCHNCTAEIIRDDAQYCRKCGQKLLKG from the coding sequence TTGGGCGCAAACGAAAAAAAGAAAAATTGGCGTATTACATTACATGAAATAATCTATGGTACACATACGCCAGCCGGCAAAATGTTCGACATTATTCTGCTAGCACTCATCCTGTATAGTATCATAATTGTTATGCTAGAGAGTGTGCCCCGAATAGATGGTCGTTTTCATGATTTTTTAAACATATCTGAATGGGTTGTAACCATATTGTTTTCGGTTGAATATGTTTTAAGACTAATTTGCATTAAGCGCCCTAGTAAGTATATCTTCAGTTTTTTCGGGATTATTGATCTGTTATCCACTATACCTAAATACCTCTCTTTCTTTTTTGTTGGCTCTCAATATTTCACGGCCTTTAGAGCTCTGCGATTGTTAAGGGTCTTTCGGATTTTGAAACTTGTAAGATATGTGGGTGAATCCAATAACTTGGTAAGAGCCTTAAAAGCAAGTAGGACTAAGATTTTTGTCTTTGTATTTTTTGTCCTTGTTGTATCTGTGCTTTTAGGTACAATAATGTATTTGGTTGAAGGACCTGAACATGGGTTCAACAGTATACCACATAGCGTCTATTGGACCATTGTGACCCTAACAACTGTTGGGTACGGAGATATTTCACCAGAAACTGCTCTAGGTCAGTTCATAGCAACATTTGTAATGATCATTGGTTATGGAATAATAGCCGTTCCAACAGGAATTGTTTCTGCGGAATATGCATCTGCAAAACATGACAAGAATGCCGATGAAGGTCGTTCATGTCACAATTGCACTGCCGAAATAATTAGGGATGACGCCCAATATTGTAGAAAATGCGGCCAGAAATTGCTAAAAGGTTAA